A segment of the Aromatoleum aromaticum EbN1 genome:
GGAGCGCGTTGAGGCCGTCGCGTGTGACGAAATCGGCGATGGTGAGCCCATTCGCGCGAAAATGTTTGCGGTAAAACGGAACGGAGTTGGATACCGCGACGAGCATGTTCCGCAAGCGAGCCATCTGAAGGTCCGCGAGGTGGTCTTGCGAGTACCACTGGCTCCGCTCAAGCTCGCGCAGGATCCCCGGGGTATCGTGGCCCTTGAAGTGCTCATGCAGCGGAAACAGCAACGTACTGACGATCTTCGGATAGAGGGTCATGAACGGAATTGTATGGCTGACATGGGGGACTAGGGGCTGACCAAAGGCTTCAGCTCGCCTCTGACTCATTGTTCGCCTATTGTATGATGAACAGAAATCTGCGCGGGTAGGAACGGCTGCCCGATGTGCAACATCACGACCGGGAGCGGGATCAAGCGATGAAGAAGACTTATCGGGGCCTCCATTACCCTCTTACGTTCTTTGCGCTCTTCGGCGCCTTTCAGCTGGTGTATGCACAGAGCTCGATGTGTGGCAATCCTTTCACCAAGGCCGGCAACGGCCCTTACGATTTCCGTACCGCGGAGCCCGGGAAGCGAAGTGTCGTAGAGAATGCGCACTTCACTGCCGACGTCCAGACAATGCGACGGGGAGCCTCAACCAAGAATCTGGCGGCGGACATTGCGTACACCTTGAAAGTGATGCCCAATCATCACCAGGCGCTTCTTACGATGGGCAACTGGTCGCTGAAAACCGGAAGCAATCCTCCGATCGGCGCGGAATACACCGTGGAGTGCTGGTTCGACCGCGCCTTGCGGTATGCACCTGACGATGCAATGGTGAAAGTGGTATACGGCATTTACCTGATCAAGCGCGGGAAGCCCCAGGAGGCCGTTAATCAGCTCGAAGCTGCACTGTCTCAGGCTGGCGACAACGCAAATGTCCATTACAACCTCGGCCTCGCCTACGTCGATCTGAAGCAGTACGACAAGGCATTGGAAAGCGCCCATACCGCTTACCGACTCGGTTTTCCCTTGCCAGGATTGAAAAACAAGCTGGCGCGGGCGGGTGCGTGGCGGGAACTCCCCACGACAAAGTAAGGCGGGCGGGAACGTCCGAGGCGAGCACCGATCATCGATATCCGTTTACAGTCGCGAGCGCGATCGGAGACGGGTGTCCGCAAGGCGCGTTCCAGCGCACAACAAGTTCTATCCGGATATATCTGACGCGCCTTCGTGTGTCGGAGAATTTGACACTACTTTGCTCCGTTGCTCCACGGGCTCTGGGCTGACATTCTAAGCCCATGATTCATTGCGTGTTGGCTTTGGCGGTTTTAGCTTGCCTGAAACTTGCTTGCGGGGGTAATGGCGCGTCCACTCTCGGCATGCATTTTATCGATGA
Coding sequences within it:
- a CDS encoding tetratricopeptide repeat protein, which encodes MKKTYRGLHYPLTFFALFGAFQLVYAQSSMCGNPFTKAGNGPYDFRTAEPGKRSVVENAHFTADVQTMRRGASTKNLAADIAYTLKVMPNHHQALLTMGNWSLKTGSNPPIGAEYTVECWFDRALRYAPDDAMVKVVYGIYLIKRGKPQEAVNQLEAALSQAGDNANVHYNLGLAYVDLKQYDKALESAHTAYRLGFPLPGLKNKLARAGAWRELPTTK